The sequence below is a genomic window from Providencia rettgeri.
CGTAGTTCACTATAAAGGTTCACTGATTGACGGTACTGAATTCGACAGCTCATATTCACGTAACGAGCCACTGACAATTCCATTAAATTCAGTTATTAAAGGCTGGACTGAAGGTCTAGTTAACCTGAAAAAAGGTGGGAAAATGCAGTTAGTGATCCCTGCTGAATTAGCTTATGGTGAAAATGGCGTGCCGGGTATCCCTGCAAATTCAACATTAGTCTTTGATGTTGAATTATTAGATATCAAACCTGCCGCGAAATAAGCACTCACAAAGTATTAGCTAAGTCTATTTTTGAGCCCAATGCATTCATGCCTTGGGCTTTTTCGTCTTTCTCATCAAAAAAAATCTCAAATTGTTTAAAACTTGTGATAAAACAGACTGTCTTGCATTCATTCGCTTGACGGCAACGTCTTGGAGTTTTAACTTCAGAAGACTCTATTTTATTTTTTATCATCACAATTGTTGGCTACAAACAAAGTAATGAAGGCCAAATAGTCGAATAATGAACGCCTTTTTAGTCAACAGGATGAGTTTTTACATTAGAAGGATGATGTTGAAATGTCTGATTCTATACAATCACACGATCTCAGCGATATTAACATATTGGATAACCAACCATTTTCTGAGACAGACCATGAAATTTTAAAATCATATGAAGCCGCGGTGGATGGTCTGGCAATGCTAATTGGTGGGCATTGTGAAATTGTTCTTCACTCTTTAGAAGATCTAAACTGCTCTGCAGTCAGAATCGCAAATGGCCAGCACACTGGGCGTAAAATCGGCTCACCGATAACAGACCTTGCGTTGAGAATGTTGCATGATATGGCAGACGAAGAATCGAATGTTTCGAAAGCTTATTTTACGAAAGCAAAAAGCGGCGACTTAATGAAATCCGTGACTATTGCCATTCGTAACCGCAAACAACGTGTGATTGGCTTACTATGCATTAATATGAACCTAGATGTGCCATTCTCTGAAATTATTCAATCGTTTGTTCCAGAAACCAAACAAGAAGTTACTTCCGATGTGAACTTCGCCTCTTCAGTTGATGATCTTGTCGCGCAAACACTCGAATATACGATTGAAGAAGTAGGCGGTGACCGTAATGTTTCTAATAATGCGAAAAATAAGCAAGTGGTTCTTAACTTATACGAAAAAGGCATTTTCGATATTAAAGATGCCATTAACCAAGTTGCAGATCGCCTGAATATTTCTAAACACACCGTGTACTTATACATTCGTCAATTTAAGAGTGGTGAATGAGTAATATCAATTCGTTAACTTATTGCTTAGTTGTGACTGGCCCCGCTTACGGTACACAACAAGCAGCAAGTGCGTATCAATTTGCAAAAGCCCTTCTTGAAGAAGGGCATATATTGAAAACACTCTTTTTTTATCGAGAGGGGGTTTTCAATGCGAACCAGCTCACATCACCGGCAACAGATGAATTTAATTTAGTTGCAGCTTGGCAGGAACTTGCAAAACAATCTGGGTGTGAAATGCATATCTGTGTTTCCGCTGCGTTACGTCGAGGAGTGGTTGACCAAGAACAAGCGCAGAGTTTATCTCTTCCAACGGCTAACCTTGCTGAGGGCTTTATCATGAGTGGGTTAGGGAGCCTTGCGGAAGCGATGATAACCACAGACCGAACGATTCAATTCTAAGAACAGCTCAATACAAGGTATCGTGTGAAAAAAATAGCTTTTGTCTTTACAACCATGCCCCATGGAAATGCCAGTGGCCGAGAAGGGCTAGATGCATTATTAGCAACTTCAGCGCTGACAGAAGACATTCAGGTGTTTTTTCTCTCTGATGGAGTCTATCAGCTTCTAGCAAACCAACACCCTGCGGAAGTGCTTGCCCGAGATTACATCGTAACATTTAAAATATTGCCGCTATATGACATTGAAAAAATTTATCTCTGCGGTGCTTCGTTACAAGAAAGAGGGTTGGGAGAGAATGGTGAATGGGTTGTGACACCAACAATTCTCAACAAGAAAGAGATCAGAGCTAAAATAGCGGAATGTGATGTGGTGCTTAATTTTTAATCTACTGTGCGAATTTTGAGCTTGGGTTAGGTTTTGATCTATAGTAGGATCTTTTCTATGCTGTATACATTAGCAACATCTCCATTTAAATGTGATTTTTCTGCGGTGCTCGGTTTTATTACGGCTGAAGACGTAGTTTTACTGATGCAGGACGGCGTGGTTGCGGCAGTCGCACAGTCGCCTTTTCTTGCGACATTACAAAAAACAGGCGCGCAATTGTATGCTTTGGATGTCGACATCAACGCTCGCGGGTTGCAAAATATCCTCTCAACCACCGTTTCTGTGATCACATATCAAGGTTTTGTGAAGCTAACAGAAGTCCAAAAACAACATTTTGCTATATAAAGGCATTAAAAGTTGTATATTTCTTGACACCTGAGCCAGTCAGCAATAAAATTTCGCGTCCTCGTGTATCGTCATGTTGGCGAACGGGGTCAAAATCCGTGTTTACGAAGCAATAAAACCAGGAGCTTTTTTAATAATGGCAACTATTAATCAGCTGGTACGCAAATCCCGTAGCTCGAAAGTTGTGAAAAGCAACGTTCCAGCACTGGAAGCTTGCCCGCAAAAACGTGGCGTATGTACTCGTGTATATACTACCACTCCTAAGAAACCAAACTCAGCATTACGTAAAGTATGCCGTGTTCGTTTAACTAACGGTTTCGAAGTTTCTTCCTACATCGGTGGTGAAGGCCACAACTTGCAGGAGCACTCCGTTATCCTTATCCGTGGTGGTCGTGTTAAAGACTTACCAGGTGTGCGTTATCACACCGTTCGCGGTGCACTGGACTGTTCTGGTGTTAAAGACCGTAAGCAAGCTCGTTCTAAATACGGCGCGAAGAAACCTAAGGCTTAATGGATTTCCGTTAAGTAAGGCCAAACATTTTAATCTTAATGTCAAAATACTCTCGTAGAGTTTTGGACAAACCTGAATTAACAACGGAGTCATATCCATGCCACGTCGTCGCGTAATAGGTCAACGTAAAATTCTTCCAGATCCTAAGTTCGGATCAGAATTACTGGCCAAATTTGTAAATATCCTGATGGTAGACGGGAAAAAATCTACTGCTGAAGCAATCGTATATAACGCACTTGAGACCCTTGCTCAGCGTTCTGGTAAAACTGAACTTGATGCATTCGAATTAGCACTGGATAACGTGCGTCCGACTGTGGAAGTTAAATCCCGCCGTGTTGGTGGTTCAACTTACCAAGTTCCAGTTGAAGTTCGCCCGGTTCGTCGTAATGCCCTGGCAATGCGTTGGATCGTTGATGCTGCTCGTAAACGCGGTGATAAATCTATGGCACTTCGCCTGGCAAATGAATTATCAGACGCTGCTGAGAACAAAGGTTCCGCTGTTAAGAAACGTGAAGACGTTCACCGTATGGCAGAAGCTAACAAGGCGTTCGCACACTACCGTTGGTAATGATTGTTTACCTACATTAGTGATGTATCTCAGGGTAGCCATTTGCTACCCTTTATATGAAGCATTGAACGCCCACGAGAGAGGAAAAAATGGCCCGTCAAACGCCCATAGCACGTTATCGTAATATCGGTATCAGTGCACACATCGACGCCGGTAAAACCACAACTTCTGAACGTATTCTGTTCTATACTGGTGTAAACCATAAAATTGGTGAAACTCACGAAGGTTCTGCAACAATGGACTGGATGGAGCAGGAGCAAGAGCGTGGTATTACTATCACATCTGCAGCGACTACTGCATTCTGGTCTGGTATGGCAAAACAGTATGAGCCACACCGTGTTAACATCATCGACACCCCAGGACACGTTGACTTCACCATCGAAGTAGAACGTTCTATGCGTGTTCTCGATGGCGCAGTAATGGTTTACTGTGCGGTTGGTGGTGTTCAGCCACAGTCTGAAACTGTATGGCGTCAGGCTAACAAATATAAAGTTCCACGTATCGCGTTCGTTAACAAAATGGACCGTATGGGTGCGAACTTCTTACGTGTTGTTGAGCAATTAAAATCACGTTTAGCAGCTAATGCAGTTCCACTGCAATTACCAGTCGGCGCAGAAGAGTCGTTCACTGGTGTTATTGACTTGCTGAAAATGAAAGCAATCAAGTGGAACGATGAAGACCAGGGCGTTACCTTCGAATACGAAGATATCCCTGCAAACATGCAAGAAGCAGCTGAAGAGTGGCACAACAACCTGATCGAAACCGCAGCAGAAGCATCAGAAGAACTGATGGAAAAATATCTGGGCGGTGAAGAACTGACTGAAGCAGAAATTAAAGCTGCATTACGTCAACGTGTTCTTGCAAGCGAAATTATCCTGGTTACCTGTGGTTCTGCATTTAAGAACAAAGGTGTTCAGGCGATGCTGGATGCTGTTATTGATTACTTACCTGCGCCAACAGATGTACCTGCAATCAATGGTATTCTGGACGATGGTAAAGACACTCCTGCTGAGCGTCACGCAAGTGATGATGAGCCATTCTCATCATTAGCATTTAAAATTGCAACCGACCCATTCGTTGGTAACTTAACGTTCTTCCGTGTTTACTCTGGTGTTGTTAACTCAGGTGACACAGTACTGAACGCAGTTAAAGCGAAGAAAGAACGTTTTGGCCGTATCGTACAGATGCACGCTAACAAACGTGAAGAGATTAAAGAAGTTCGCGCTGGTGACATCGCGGCTGCAATCGGTCTGAAAGACGTAACTACAGGTGATACTTTATGTGCTGTTGATGCACCAATCATCCTGGAGCGTATGGAATTCCCAGAGCCAGTAATCTCTGTTGCAATCGAACCAAAAACAAAAGCTGACCAAGAAAAAATGGGTATCGCATTAGGCCGTCTGGCTCAAGAAGACCCATCATTCCGCGTATCAAGTGATGAAGAGACTAATCAGACTATCATCGCTGGTATGGGTGAATTACACTTGGATGTTCTGGTTGACCGTATGCGTCGTGAATTTAAAGTTGAAGCGAACGTTGGTAAACCTCAAGTTGCTTACCGTGAAGCAATCACTATGAAAGTGACTGATATCGAAGGTAAACACGCGAAACAATCTGGTGGTCGTGGTCAGTACGGTCATGTCGTTATCGATATGTTCCCACTGAACAAAAACGATAAAGACGGCGTTCAAATGGATTACGAATTTGCCAACGACATCAAAGGTGGTGTAATTCCAACTGAATACATCCCTGCCGTTGACAAAGGTATCCAAGAGCAGCTGAAATCTGGTCCATTAGCTGGTTACCCTGTTGTTAACATGGGTGTTCGTTTACATTTCGGTTCTTACCATGATGTTGACTCCTCTGAATTGGCGTTTAAACTTGCGGCTTCAATCGCGTTTAAAGATGGCTTCAAAAAAGCTAAACCAGTTCTGCTTGAGCCAATCATGAAAGTTGAAGTGGAAACACCAGAAGACTACATGGGTGATGTTATTGGTGACCTGAACCGTCGTCGTGGTATGATTGAAGGTATGGATGACCTGCCTACTGGTAAAGTCGTTCGTGCACAAGTACCATTGTCAGAAATGTTCGGTTATGCTACTGACCTGCGTTCTCAGACACAAGGTCGTGCTTCATACTCTATGGAGTTCCTGAAGTACAATGAAGCACCAAACAACGTTGCACAAGCTGTAATCGAAGCTCGTAACGCTAAATAATCGATTTTTATCGGTTAACTACTTTAATTTAAGTTCCTTCTTTATCGTGAAGAGGGAACTCCATAAGGAATAGAGTCGTGTCTAAAGAAAAATTTGAACGTTCAAAACCGCACGTTAACGTTGGTACTATCGGCCACGTTGACCACGGTAAAACTACTCTGACAGCAGCTATCACTACTGTTCTGGCAAAAACTTACGGCGGTGCTGCTCGTGCGTTCGATCAAATCGATAACGCACCTGAAGAAAAAGCGCGTGGTATCACCATCTCTACTTCACACGTAGAATATGATACTCCAACTCGCCACTACGCACACGTAGACTGCCCAGGACACGCCGACTATGTTAAAAACATGATCACTGGTGCTGCTCAGATGGACGGTGCAATTCTGGTTGTTGCTGCGACTGATGGCCCAATGCCACAAACGCGTGAGCACATCCTGTTAGGTCGCCAAGTAGGCGTTCCTTACATCATCGTTTTCCTGAACAAATGTGACATGGTAGACGACGAAGAGCTGTTAGAATTAGTTGAAATGGAAGTTCGTGAACTTCTGTCTCAGTACGATTTCCCAGGCGATGACACTCCAGTTGTTCGCGGTTCAGCACTGAAAGCGCTGGAAGGCAACCCAGAGTGGGAAGCGAAAATTGTTGAATTAGCAGAGCACCTGGACAGCTACATCCCAGAGCCAGAGCGTGCAATTGACAAGCCATTCCTGCTGCCAATCGAAGACGTATTCTCAATCTCAGGTCGTGGTACAGTAGTAACAGGCCGTGTTGAGCGTGGTATCATCAAAGTTGGTGAAGAAGTTGAAATCGTTGGTATTCAAGACACGGTTAAAACAACTTGTACTGGCGTTGAAATGTTCCGTAAACTGCTGGACGAAGGTCGTGCGGGTGAGAACGTTGGTGTTCTGCTGCGTGGTACTAAACGTGAAGAAATTCAACGTGGTCAAGTACTGGCAAAACCAGGTTCAATCAAGCCACACACTAAATTCGAATCAGAAGTTTATATTCTGAGCAAAGATGAAGGTGGTCGTCATACTCCATTCTTCAAAGGTTACCGTCCACAGTTCTACTTCCGTACAACTGACGTAACAGGTACTATCGAACTGCCAGAAGGCGTAGAGATGGTAATGCCAGGTGATAACATCAACATGATCGTTACCCTGATCCACCCAATCGCGATGGACGACGGTTTACGTTTCGCAATCCGTGAAGGTGGCCGTACTGTAGGTGCGGGTGTTGTTGCAAAAATCATTGCATAATACCGCTCTTTCTGAATAAGAAAGAACCACTTAGTAAAAAAGGGCGTCTAATAGACGTCCTTTTTATACGTTGCAAAATTCAGACGTTGCAAAATTAAGAACCTATCTCATCAATCATTTGTATAATTATTGGTGAGATAGGCTCTGAAACAACGAATTGATAACTGTGCGGGCTACTTTGCGCAGTTATATGAGATTTATTAAGGTTTTGCTCGGAAGATATGGTATATTTTACTGCTGCCACAAAAAGAAAGTCACTTTCTTGATTGGTGTAGTTAAAAAATTTACTGAGCATGCTGAAATTCCTGCAAAATGGAATAGCACTTGTGAAATGGGTAGCACTTGTAAAGTGATAGTACTGACGTACACGTAGTACTTGCGAAATAAAATGTTACTGCAACTTGTTATTTTTGCAGAACGAATAACGCTAATTACCTCCATTAACAAGGCTAATTACTTTTTAGATCGCAGGTAATGCTATTGATATCCCTATCAAATTTTTGCAGGCTTAGTTTGTAGTAATTGAGGGATATGTTGGCATATTCTATTGGTTTGGCTTGGTTGTCTTACCTTTGTAAACAAGCAAGCTTTGTACATACTTCATGGTAACAGGTTGAATTATGAGTGCGAATAGCGAAGCTCAAGGAAGTGGACGCAGTGCAGACATCTTCAAGTGGGTCATTGTCTGTGCCTTATTAATAATTGCTATTGTTGGTAATTATTACTTCCGTCAATATAATCTCGCGCTGCGTGCTTTTGCAGTTGTGGCTGTTGTCGCTATTGCAGGTGCTGTCGCTTTATGGACCACAAAAGGTAAAGCAACACTGGCGTTTGCACGCGAAGCTCGCGTCGAGATGAGAAAAGTCATTTGGCCTACTCGCCAGGAAACATTACAAACTACTTTAATTGTTGCTGCAGTAACGGCTGTAATGTCATTAATACTGTGGGGACTAGATGGTATTCTGGTGCGTTTAGTTTCATTTATTACAAGCCTGAGGTTATTCTAAATGTCCGATTCACCTAAAAAGCGCTGGTATGTCATTCAGGCATTCTCTGGTTTTGAAGGTCGCGTAGCACAGTCTTTACGTGAACATATCAAATTACATGCTATGGAAGATTCTTTTGGCGAAGTTATGGTTCCAACAGAAGAAGTTGTTGAAATCCGTAGCGGTCAGCGCCGTAAGAGTGAACGTAAATTCTTCCCAGGCTATGTCTTAGTCCAAATGGTCATGAATGATGACTCTTGGCACTTAGTACGTAGTGTACCGCGTGTAATGGGGTTCATTGGCGGGACGTCAGATCGTCCAGCGCCAATTAGCGATAAAGAAGTTGATGCTATAATGAACCGCTTACAACAAGTTGGTGATAAACCACGTCCGAAAACATTGTTTGAACCAGGTGAAATGGTTCGCGTTAGCGAAGGCCCATTTGCTGACTTTAACGGTGTTGTTGAAGAGATTGATTATGAAAAGAGCCGCTTAAAAGTCTCTGTTTCTATCTTTGGTCGTGCAACTCCAGTCGAATTGGATTTTGGTCAGGTAGAAAAAGCCTAATCTAAACGACAAAACTGACTTGCAAAAGGCGTGAAATTTGACTACAATTTCGCGCCTTTTGTTTTTATGTTCGGCACAATTAACGTGCGGGGCATGTTTAATGTAACGGGGAGCCTTACAAACCGTAAGGCGCTATCACCCATCTAGAGGAAATATCATGGCTAAGAAAGTTCAAGCCTACGTTAAGCTGCAAGTTGCAGCTGGTATGGCGAACCCAAGTCCACCAGTTG
It includes:
- a CDS encoding helix-turn-helix transcriptional regulator, giving the protein MSDSIQSHDLSDINILDNQPFSETDHEILKSYEAAVDGLAMLIGGHCEIVLHSLEDLNCSAVRIANGQHTGRKIGSPITDLALRMLHDMADEESNVSKAYFTKAKSGDLMKSVTIAIRNRKQRVIGLLCINMNLDVPFSEIIQSFVPETKQEVTSDVNFASSVDDLVAQTLEYTIEEVGGDRNVSNNAKNKQVVLNLYEKGIFDIKDAINQVADRLNISKHTVYLYIRQFKSGE
- the tusD gene encoding sulfurtransferase complex subunit TusD is translated as MSNINSLTYCLVVTGPAYGTQQAASAYQFAKALLEEGHILKTLFFYREGVFNANQLTSPATDEFNLVAAWQELAKQSGCEMHICVSAALRRGVVDQEQAQSLSLPTANLAEGFIMSGLGSLAEAMITTDRTIQF
- the tusC gene encoding sulfurtransferase complex subunit TusC, whose amino-acid sequence is MPHGNASGREGLDALLATSALTEDIQVFFLSDGVYQLLANQHPAEVLARDYIVTFKILPLYDIEKIYLCGASLQERGLGENGEWVVTPTILNKKEIRAKIAECDVVLNF
- the tusB gene encoding sulfurtransferase complex subunit TusB, whose translation is MLYTLATSPFKCDFSAVLGFITAEDVVLLMQDGVVAAVAQSPFLATLQKTGAQLYALDVDINARGLQNILSTTVSVITYQGFVKLTEVQKQHFAI
- the rpsL gene encoding 30S ribosomal protein S12 — its product is MATINQLVRKSRSSKVVKSNVPALEACPQKRGVCTRVYTTTPKKPNSALRKVCRVRLTNGFEVSSYIGGEGHNLQEHSVILIRGGRVKDLPGVRYHTVRGALDCSGVKDRKQARSKYGAKKPKA
- the rpsG gene encoding 30S ribosomal protein S7; amino-acid sequence: MPRRRVIGQRKILPDPKFGSELLAKFVNILMVDGKKSTAEAIVYNALETLAQRSGKTELDAFELALDNVRPTVEVKSRRVGGSTYQVPVEVRPVRRNALAMRWIVDAARKRGDKSMALRLANELSDAAENKGSAVKKREDVHRMAEANKAFAHYRW
- the fusA gene encoding elongation factor G, whose protein sequence is MARQTPIARYRNIGISAHIDAGKTTTSERILFYTGVNHKIGETHEGSATMDWMEQEQERGITITSAATTAFWSGMAKQYEPHRVNIIDTPGHVDFTIEVERSMRVLDGAVMVYCAVGGVQPQSETVWRQANKYKVPRIAFVNKMDRMGANFLRVVEQLKSRLAANAVPLQLPVGAEESFTGVIDLLKMKAIKWNDEDQGVTFEYEDIPANMQEAAEEWHNNLIETAAEASEELMEKYLGGEELTEAEIKAALRQRVLASEIILVTCGSAFKNKGVQAMLDAVIDYLPAPTDVPAINGILDDGKDTPAERHASDDEPFSSLAFKIATDPFVGNLTFFRVYSGVVNSGDTVLNAVKAKKERFGRIVQMHANKREEIKEVRAGDIAAAIGLKDVTTGDTLCAVDAPIILERMEFPEPVISVAIEPKTKADQEKMGIALGRLAQEDPSFRVSSDEETNQTIIAGMGELHLDVLVDRMRREFKVEANVGKPQVAYREAITMKVTDIEGKHAKQSGGRGQYGHVVIDMFPLNKNDKDGVQMDYEFANDIKGGVIPTEYIPAVDKGIQEQLKSGPLAGYPVVNMGVRLHFGSYHDVDSSELAFKLAASIAFKDGFKKAKPVLLEPIMKVEVETPEDYMGDVIGDLNRRRGMIEGMDDLPTGKVVRAQVPLSEMFGYATDLRSQTQGRASYSMEFLKYNEAPNNVAQAVIEARNAK
- the tuf gene encoding elongation factor Tu; this encodes MSKEKFERSKPHVNVGTIGHVDHGKTTLTAAITTVLAKTYGGAARAFDQIDNAPEEKARGITISTSHVEYDTPTRHYAHVDCPGHADYVKNMITGAAQMDGAILVVAATDGPMPQTREHILLGRQVGVPYIIVFLNKCDMVDDEELLELVEMEVRELLSQYDFPGDDTPVVRGSALKALEGNPEWEAKIVELAEHLDSYIPEPERAIDKPFLLPIEDVFSISGRGTVVTGRVERGIIKVGEEVEIVGIQDTVKTTCTGVEMFRKLLDEGRAGENVGVLLRGTKREEIQRGQVLAKPGSIKPHTKFESEVYILSKDEGGRHTPFFKGYRPQFYFRTTDVTGTIELPEGVEMVMPGDNINMIVTLIHPIAMDDGLRFAIREGGRTVGAGVVAKIIA
- the secE gene encoding preprotein translocase subunit SecE, which gives rise to MSANSEAQGSGRSADIFKWVIVCALLIIAIVGNYYFRQYNLALRAFAVVAVVAIAGAVALWTTKGKATLAFAREARVEMRKVIWPTRQETLQTTLIVAAVTAVMSLILWGLDGILVRLVSFITSLRLF
- the nusG gene encoding transcription termination/antitermination protein NusG, coding for MSDSPKKRWYVIQAFSGFEGRVAQSLREHIKLHAMEDSFGEVMVPTEEVVEIRSGQRRKSERKFFPGYVLVQMVMNDDSWHLVRSVPRVMGFIGGTSDRPAPISDKEVDAIMNRLQQVGDKPRPKTLFEPGEMVRVSEGPFADFNGVVEEIDYEKSRLKVSVSIFGRATPVELDFGQVEKA